In the Melanotaenia boesemani isolate fMelBoe1 chromosome 14, fMelBoe1.pri, whole genome shotgun sequence genome, CACTGTTGGTGGTGTAATAGACCGGTCGGACTGGGGGGCTTGCTCCACTTTGGCTTTCTTTGATGGACCTTGGGCATCTGGGGGCATGTGTTGCATGGGAAGGGAATAGTCTTCAGGCTTGTCCGGAAAAAGTCTTTTTGTTTCAGTCTTTCTTGAAGCTGAGCTGAACTCAGCTGAGCTGCCTACCTCTCGACCAACTTGCATCAGACCCAGCTCATCCGCGGGATCTTGATGCCCAGGTTCTGTGGGGTGGGTGGGAGAGACCACAGCACTCTTTGGTGGGCCTGGTTTTTCTGGGTTGAGGGCCTTCAGCCGAACGGTCCCGGGTGTAGTCCACTCTTTGTGGCGTTCCCGCACTGTCAAATTTGATAACACGTCACTCAGAAACTGTGGAAGTGGTTggttggttgtgtgtgtgtgcaaaggagtttgtgtgtgtgtgtgtgtgtgtgtgtgtgtgtgcacgcgcaTATGTGAAAGAGTGATATTTTTGGCCATGAATTACTTACCCAGAGGGGATGGAGATTTCCTTTTTGCCGCCGTCATGAagctgtcctcctcctccacggCCTCCACGCTGCTttctgaaaaataacagttgGCTTACatagagaaataaaagaataaaaactaaaggaaaaaacacaaacatatgccGGACCTGATCTTTCTCTAGCAACCCGATCCCGGTGGACCACAACGCTTTTGTGAATTTCTGAGGCCAGGGACTTCATTCCAGACAGCATCTCATTAATTTGTTGTGTGGACAGCCCACTGTTGTGCGGGTACGCGTCCTTGATGTAAGTTGTGAAGTTTCGGACACTGGCCAACATAACTTTCGCCGTGGACGGGGTGTAGCCCTCCTCAGCAAGGTGACTTGGCCACCTACAGATCAGAGAAGACATTTGTTAAATTTTGTTGAACAAAGTAAATTCTCTTCAGCCTCATTTGTAAAGCTGCAATTAATCCACCACACCATCAGGGCAATTTGCAGACAAAATTAACTCAAGCCAAGTCATAGTGATCCAATCTGCATTCATACGACCAATCCCTGATACAATTTCCTATTTACAGGAAGAGACCTTAGCAAGGCAGATGTCAATCCCAACTTACTCTCTGAGCTTATCCATCTGATGCAGGAAGAGGAGGTTGTGCTGGCCAGCGGTGGGAGGTAACCCCTGCAGCATGTAGGAGCAAAAGCGGAGAGCCTGACTGTGTGACTGCTGGGCATTGTCCATCTCCTTCCTTGaagttttgtcttctttctttttctttagaaaaccaTCCAGAGCGTGGACTGTGTAGAAGGAGAAAAAAGGACTCCACAAATTAGTTAATGATGGATGAGCAGGTGGATGGATAAATAACTGGCTAAATCCTCACACTCACCAAAAAAGGGTGTAGTTTCGGGGCTCCGTGATTTTGAAGCGTTTTTCCACTTCTTCACTGGCGTTACAAGTTTTTGTTTGGGGTCCTGCTTTAGAGGGGTTGTGCTGGTTTTCTGTGTGcttggtttttttgtttctggggTCTTCCACAATGCTGTGTGTTCTAATCGGGAAACCCTGAGGAGGGTTTCGTTTAATAGTTTTTCTAGGCTGTCAAGTCTAGCAGAGACCTGGTGGAGCGaagatttcttttttgcttGCCTAGACTCTAGAGCCTGATGGGATGTGCCCTCCTCAGGGTCAGAGGTTTGGGCTGAGTGACAGTGGGAAGAGGGCCCTGGCAAAGGACTGGCACACCGTTCCTCTGCAGAGCCAATCGTTTCCAGCTGGTAGGTAGAAGAAAGataagatattttcttttacttttctaaGACTGGATTTGAAACCCAAAAACTAAACCACGGTAAATGGCGACAAACACTTGTCAATCAGACACTGCATTATACGTGTACATGCAGCTAAACATGACCAAGTCACTAGGTTAATGCCAATGGACAACAAGACGAGGGGCTGCAGCGGGGATGACATTTAGCGCTTAATCTGGGGGAGAATGGGAAATGCAAAATGGTTTGCTCTCATCAGCAATGATGTCACCAGAACATAACAGCAATTCAGTTTGCAACACAAACGGAGGACATACATGGTGTCCTGTAGCCTAAACTACATCTGAGGAAACCAGGCCAAAACATCtggtcaaaaataaaatgagcagCCTTTGCAAAACTTTGACTCAATTGCTTTTACCAACTTTTGACAACTCATTAGAAAGTGGTTTGCATTTTATACAAAGCAAAGAATGGGTGTGCAATTTCTTTACATCACCTGCGTGGAACTCAGCAAGGGCGAGGCCATTGCATCAGCCTCCGGGTCATCTGGTTTGTTGTCAACAAATAGATCAAGAAGCCCTTTGTCATCAGACTCATCACAGATGGTTTCCGGACCCCCATCATCTGGGCCTacactctcctcctctcctgcttCATATGGTGGGCTATAGTATGGGCCCGCTGATTTGTGACAAAAtataaagataattaaaaactaaaaataaaagactaaCCCAAACTGAATTTGTGGTCAACCCCAAAACATTTTCACTTGATTAAATTCAATATAAGAAGAGTTTATGTGTGTAGCGCCACTCCGCATGGtcatttaaagagaaattgAATTTGAGCTCAGCCACTGCCATTCGATTCCACTTCATTGCTGAAAATGACTGCCTGTCTCAGGTTTGTTTTCCTTAAAGGGGTTTATGTACTTACCTGTGTGATGTAAATCCAGTTCTGACACCATTGGGTTGTCTGGATTGGTAGCCCTCAGAGCGCTGAGTTGTGCTATGATCGCTGTTCTCTTGGCGGATCTAATAAACATCTGTCGACACTAGAACCAGAAAACCATGACTTATGCCTGATGGAAAACACTTCTCAGGTTAATCTAATTTACCTAAATGCCCTACCTGTGAATCTACCATTTATTTACTCTGTATGCATTCATAAACAGATACAGCTTGAAATGTTTCACTTACTTCTAATGTTAAGAGAAGATGGACTTTCATCAGATGTTTGTCCAGCCGAACAATGTTTGTCTTGTCACAAACTGGACAAGTAAGACTCCCTgtgaagctgcagagaaaaaaaaagttatacacacgcacacacacacacacacacacacacacacacacacacacacacacacacacacacaggttctTACCAAGTTTTGCCAAATGCAAGGAGGAGTGCGTGTTCTTCCTTGTTGGGAACTCTATGCCCTTTCTTAAGGTGCTGGTTCAAGctgacaaacatttttaagCAAAGTCCACATAACTTTGTACCCTTGACGTTGCTCTgtaacaagaagaagaagaaaaaaaaaacagtgagaaGGTTAACATCACATGTGCTCgggtgcacacatacacacctttCTGGATATTAACTTACCATTTTGGTACCgcttctcttttctctgtatCTAGAATGAAGAATAAATACAGCTGTCAATACACCTGTGAGCATGTTTCCTGCTGAGCGGTGACTAGACATCAACCCTGTTCTAACATCCCGTCTCACCTATTGAAACGTACCACCTATGCTTTCTGTGCATGCACACGACCCCTTATACTCTCAACTTTATCTTTCTCGTACAGGTGTATTAATGGCTAAAAACTCCTCATAGCAATAAAAGCTCAAGTGTTACTGAGCAGTTATGCTACAATAATAAATCTGTTgttccacatttaaaaaaacgtattatatatatatatatattccacaaaaacacaattaagccaattttaaacacatttatatgatTTAAATAGTAAATTAGTCACAGAACCGAGTCTAGTTGAAATTGGGGTCGAACTCTGCAGGTGCCAGCTGACTAGAACCGTAGACACGTGCACACGTAGCGTAGTGGAAAGAATTAGCCATCTTTTAAGGACATTATGTGTGCATGCGTTTGACAAATGAACTTTGATTGACAATAATGCAGCATGCTTAATTAATACGTTTGTTAACTTGCACCtttgaaaaatgtaattttcactTAATAGAAAttgagaaattaataaaaactgaattatgTGCCAACCACACAACACGTAATGAGCAACTTTGAGTTCACAAATCGTCCATTTTGTTTGGAGAACCGTTGAGAAAATACTCAAGTTGCCTTTTGGCACAGCTATTCGACAATTAGTGAAACAGTTTGCCAAATTAACGCAATAAAGCTTAAATCCGACAGTCCTAGTAAATATAACGTTTACCTAACCCAGGACAGCTCGTTCTTCTCGAAGCACGGGGTGTTAGGAGCTGCAGAATGTGTGCCGAAAGTTCTCCTTGCCAGACTGCTCGACGCCACTCAATTAACGAGCTAACCTGT is a window encoding:
- the LOC121652572 gene encoding uncharacterized protein LOC121652572 isoform X4, with product MFIRSAKRTAIIAQLSALRATNPDNPMVSELDLHHTAGPYYSPPYEAGEEESVGPDDGGPETICDESDDKGLLDLFVDNKPDDPEADAMASPLLSSTQLETIGSAEERCASPLPGPSSHCHSAQTSDPEEGTSHQALESRQAKKKSSLHQVSARLDSLEKLLNETLLRVSRLEHTALWKTPETKKPSTQKTSTTPLKQDPKQKLVTPVKKWKNASKSRSPETTPFFVHALDGFLKKKKEDKTSRKEMDNAQQSHSQALRFCSYMLQGLPPTAGQHNLLFLHQMDKLREWPSHLAEEGYTPSTAKVMLASVRNFTTYIKDAYPHNSGLSTQQINEMLSGMKSLASEIHKSVVVHRDRVARERSESSVEAVEEEDSFMTAAKRKSPSPLVRERHKEWTTPGTVRLKALNPEKPGPPKSAVVSPTHPTEPGHQDPADELGLMQVGREVGSSAEFSSASRKTETKRLFPDKPEDYSLPMQHMPPDAQGPSKKAKVEQAPQSDRSITPPTVSSP
- the LOC121652572 gene encoding uncharacterized protein LOC121652572 isoform X2 — encoded protein: MSNVKGTKLCGLCLKMFVSLNQHLKKGHRVPNKEEHALLLAFGKTCFTGSLTCPVCDKTNIVRLDKHLMKVHLLLTLECRQMFIRSAKRTAIIAQLSALRATNPDNPMVSELDLHHTAGPYYSPPYEAGEEESVGPDDGGPETICDESDDKGLLDLFVDNKPDDPEADAMASPLLSSTQLETIGSAEERCASPLPGPSSHCHSAQTSDPEEGTSHQALESRQAKKKSSLHQVSARLDSLEKLLNETLLRVSRLEHTALWKTPETKKPSTQKTSTTPLKQDPKQKLVTPVKKWKNASKSRSPETTPFFVHALDGFLKKKKEDKTSRKEMDNAQQSHSQALRFCSYMLQGLPPTAGQHNLLFLHQMDKLREWPSHLAEEGYTPSTAKVMLASVRNFTTYIKDAYPHNSGLSTQQINEMLSGMKSLASEIHKSVVVHRDRVARERSESSVEAVEEEDSFMTAAKRKSPSPLVRERHKEWTTPGTVRLKALNPEKPGPPKSAVVSPTHPTEPGHQDPADELGLMQVGREVGSSAEFSSASRKTETKRLFPDKPEDYSLPMQHMPPDAQGPSKKAKVEQAPQSDRSITPPTVSSP
- the LOC121652572 gene encoding uncharacterized protein LOC121652572 isoform X3 — its product is MFVSLNQHLKKGHRVPNKEEHALLLAFGKTCFTGSLTCPVCDKTNIVRLDKHLMKVHLLLTLECRQMFIRSAKRTAIIAQLSALRATNPDNPMVSELDLHHTAGPYYSPPYEAGEEESVGPDDGGPETICDESDDKGLLDLFVDNKPDDPEADAMASPLLSSTQLETIGSAEERCASPLPGPSSHCHSAQTSDPEEGTSHQALESRQAKKKSSLHQVSARLDSLEKLLNETLLRVSRLEHTALWKTPETKKPSTQKTSTTPLKQDPKQKLVTPVKKWKNASKSRSPETTPFFVHALDGFLKKKKEDKTSRKEMDNAQQSHSQALRFCSYMLQGLPPTAGQHNLLFLHQMDKLREWPSHLAEEGYTPSTAKVMLASVRNFTTYIKDAYPHNSGLSTQQINEMLSGMKSLASEIHKSVVVHRDRVARERSESSVEAVEEEDSFMTAAKRKSPSPLVRERHKEWTTPGTVRLKALNPEKPGPPKSAVVSPTHPTEPGHQDPADELGLMQVGREVGSSAEFSSASRKTETKRLFPDKPEDYSLPMQHMPPDAQGPSKKAKVEQAPQSDRSITPPTVSSP
- the LOC121652572 gene encoding uncharacterized protein LOC121652572 isoform X1; its protein translation is MSSHRSAGNMLTGVLTAVFILHSRYREKRSGTKMSNVKGTKLCGLCLKMFVSLNQHLKKGHRVPNKEEHALLLAFGKTCFTGSLTCPVCDKTNIVRLDKHLMKVHLLLTLECRQMFIRSAKRTAIIAQLSALRATNPDNPMVSELDLHHTAGPYYSPPYEAGEEESVGPDDGGPETICDESDDKGLLDLFVDNKPDDPEADAMASPLLSSTQLETIGSAEERCASPLPGPSSHCHSAQTSDPEEGTSHQALESRQAKKKSSLHQVSARLDSLEKLLNETLLRVSRLEHTALWKTPETKKPSTQKTSTTPLKQDPKQKLVTPVKKWKNASKSRSPETTPFFVHALDGFLKKKKEDKTSRKEMDNAQQSHSQALRFCSYMLQGLPPTAGQHNLLFLHQMDKLREWPSHLAEEGYTPSTAKVMLASVRNFTTYIKDAYPHNSGLSTQQINEMLSGMKSLASEIHKSVVVHRDRVARERSESSVEAVEEEDSFMTAAKRKSPSPLVRERHKEWTTPGTVRLKALNPEKPGPPKSAVVSPTHPTEPGHQDPADELGLMQVGREVGSSAEFSSASRKTETKRLFPDKPEDYSLPMQHMPPDAQGPSKKAKVEQAPQSDRSITPPTVSSP